In the genome of Colletotrichum lupini chromosome 8, complete sequence, one region contains:
- a CDS encoding zinc-binding dehydrogenase has protein sequence QFGWSQLQLHTPFFKLQPCVYLPYSYLIRRSTIMETHRAAVLTSPQGSDGKPTFAVRDEPRPVPGPNEVLIRLSVTGLCGSDLGMAMGHFGPLDRKILGHEGVGRIAALGSNIAALDQSVQVGQRVGVAWTRDTCGNCEACVDLVNEGETRCEKTLHSGRAYDGTFAQYTLAPLRYLARLPAQFDEVPDEEVAPILCAGVTAYKAIKNCHVTPGSWFAISGAGGGVGALGVAYARAMGYRVIGVDAGPEKGEICKDQGAEVYIDVTEPGTLAEKVRKATGGYGAKAVVVAATATAAYQDAFELLAPFGTLMCVGILPWEAKVNFNPIWLIGKGWKILSSSVGSRADILEALEFVRRRVVVPNVHVGKIDDLEELVQTMHGGQLKGKWVLKLD, from the exons CAGTTCGGTTGGTCTCAACTTCAACTTCACACGCCATTCTTTAAACTACAGCCCTGTGTATACTTACCTTATTCTTATCTTATTCGACGAAGCACAATTATGGAGACACACCGAGCTGCTGTCTTGACT TCGCCTCAAGGCTCAGATGGGAAGCCTACGTTTGCGGTGCGGGATGAACCGCGGCCAGTTCCAGGACCGAATGAAGTTCTTATCCGCCTATCAGTGACGGGTCTCTGCGGTTCCGATCTCGGTATGGCCATGGGCCATTTCGGACCCCTCGATAGGAAGATTCTCGGCCACGAAGGAGTCGGTCGCATTGCCGCCCTAGGCTCTAACATTGCGGCCCTCGACCAATCGGTCCAAGTTGGACAGCGAGTGGGTGTCGCCTGGACTCGCGATACTTGCGGCAATTGCGAGGCCTGCGTAGACCTCGTCAATGAGGGTGAGACGCGCTGTGAAAAGACACTCCACTCTGGTAGAGCGTACGACGGTACATTCGCTCAGTATACGCTTGCGCCGCTGCGGTACTTGGCGAGACTTCCTGCCCAGTTTGACGAGGTGCCTGACGAGGAGGTTGCGCCTATCCTGTGTGCGGGTGTCACTGCTTACAAGGCGATTAAGAATTGCCATGTTACGCCGGGCTCGTGGTTCGCCATCTCGGGAGCCGGAGGAGGTGTAGGTGCCCTAGGCGTCGCGTATGCCCGTGCAATGGGCTACCGCGTCATTGGCGTCGATGCTGGCCCGGAGAAGGGTGAAATCTGTAAAGACCAGGGAGCCGAGGTCTACATCGATGTTACCGAGCCTGGAACTCTAGCCGAGAAAGTCAGAAAGGCAACCGGAGGGTATGGGGCAAAGGCAGTGGTGGTGGCAGCTACGGCAACTGCTGCTTACCAGGATGCCTTTGAGTTGCTGGCGCCATTCGGGACACTGATGTGTGTTGGCATTCTGCCTTGGGAGGCGAAAGTAAATTTTAATCCCATCTGGCTTATCGGGAAGGGTTGGAAGATCCTGAGCTCCTCTGTTGGATCGCGTGCCGATATTCTTGAGGCATTGGAGTTTGTCAGACGACGTGTGGTCGTTCCCAATGTCCACGTGGGCAAAATCGACGACTTGGAGGAATTAGTGCAGACTATGCACGGCGGTCAA CTGAAGGGCAAGTGGGTTTTGAAGCTGGACTAA